A genome region from Desulfobulbaceae bacterium includes the following:
- the rfbD gene encoding dTDP-4-dehydrorhamnose reductase, producing the protein MTKISGEALPKKIMLTGAGGQLGWELQRTMPPGVLLTPLSSADLDITDSRKVAAAIATLAPDVIINAAAYTAVDKAEEDSARAFQVNSEGPEFLAQVAHERGIHLIHISTDFIFDGQKSSPYLPNDPPNPIGVYGQSKRLGESKIMAITGGENTTIIRTAWVYSSHGHNFVKTMLRLLQERDSVSIIADQIGTPTWAHDLALAIWSVAIEGINGVHHWTHAGVASWYDFSVAIMEEALALHLITTQPTVRAINTSDYPLPAQRPPYSVLDKTSLWTALGWQPSHWRVALRKMLKEL; encoded by the coding sequence ATGACTAAAATCAGCGGAGAAGCTCTCCCAAAAAAAATCATGCTTACCGGCGCCGGCGGCCAGTTGGGCTGGGAACTGCAACGCACGATGCCGCCTGGGGTGCTCCTCACCCCTCTATCTTCGGCAGACCTTGACATCACCGACTCACGTAAAGTAGCTGCTGCAATCGCAACCCTTGCCCCGGACGTAATCATCAACGCTGCCGCTTATACCGCGGTCGACAAGGCAGAAGAAGATTCGGCGCGGGCCTTCCAGGTCAACAGTGAGGGGCCGGAGTTTCTGGCCCAAGTAGCCCACGAGAGAGGAATTCACCTTATCCATATCTCCACTGACTTCATCTTCGACGGCCAAAAATCATCACCCTATCTGCCCAATGACCCGCCCAATCCCATCGGTGTCTATGGCCAAAGCAAGCGCCTCGGCGAATCGAAGATCATGGCAATTACAGGGGGGGAGAACACGACGATCATCCGCACGGCCTGGGTCTATTCCAGCCACGGACACAACTTTGTCAAGACCATGCTCCGTCTCTTGCAGGAACGAGATTCGGTCTCGATCATTGCCGATCAAATCGGCACCCCCACCTGGGCTCACGACTTGGCTCTGGCAATATGGTCTGTAGCGATTGAGGGGATCAACGGCGTCCATCACTGGACCCATGCCGGGGTAGCCTCCTGGTATGATTTCAGTGTGGCAATCATGGAAGAGGCCTTGGCCTTACATCTCATCACCACCCAGCCAACAGTTCGGGCCATCAACACCAGCGACTACCCCCTTCCGGCCCAACGCCCTCCCTACTCGGTGCTCGATAAGACCAGTCTGTGGACAGCCTTGGGTTGGCAG
- the rfbC gene encoding dTDP-4-dehydrorhamnose 3,5-epimerase → MKFLPTRIPDVIVIEPKVFGDHRGFFMETWQQQVFTEAGISHPFVQDNHSRSSQGILRGLHYQIKHPQGKLVRVISGEVFDVAVDIRKNSPTFGQWVGETLSADNRKMLWVPPGFAHGFYVMSESAEFLYKCTDFYTPPHERTILWNDPALGINWPLVNGAAPVLSTKDAEGVLFTEAEIYD, encoded by the coding sequence ATGAAGTTTTTGCCGACCCGGATCCCAGACGTAATCGTAATTGAGCCCAAGGTCTTCGGCGACCACCGCGGTTTTTTCATGGAGACCTGGCAGCAGCAAGTCTTTACCGAGGCAGGCATCTCGCACCCATTTGTCCAGGACAACCACAGCCGCTCAAGCCAAGGAATCCTCCGCGGCCTGCACTATCAAATCAAACACCCCCAAGGCAAGTTGGTCCGAGTAATCAGCGGCGAAGTATTTGACGTGGCCGTGGACATCCGAAAAAACTCCCCGACCTTTGGCCAATGGGTGGGGGAAACATTATCCGCCGACAACCGCAAAATGCTCTGGGTGCCCCCCGGATTCGCGCACGGATTTTACGTAATGAGCGAATCCGCCGAGTTCCTCTACAAATGCACCGACTTCTACACTCCGCCCCACGAACGTACCATCCTTTGGAACGACCCGGCGCTTGGGATCAACTGGCCCCTGGTGAATGGCGCGGCCCCAGTGCTCTCCACCAAAGATGCAGAGGGGGTCTTGTTCACCGAGGCCGAAATTTATGACTAA
- the rfbA gene encoding glucose-1-phosphate thymidylyltransferase RfbA, which translates to MKGIILAGGSGTRLYPLTKSVSKQLMPIYDKPMIYYPLAILMLAGIREVLIITTPEDNAQFKKLLGDGSQWGIDIQYAIQPEPGGLAQAFLIGEEFIGTSTVCLILGDNIFYGHGFSEILQENAKLTRGATVYGYYVKDPERYGVVSFDEQGRVTSIEEKPEHPRSNYAVTGLYFYDNDVVSIAKQIKPSPRGELEITDINNAYLKRGDLTVVRLGRGSAWLDTGTHASLLDAANFIKVVEDRQGLKLACLEEIAYRMGYIDRKQLASLAEPLKKNGYGQYLLRIIDEDSVQSPLPSDGETRQ; encoded by the coding sequence ATGAAAGGAATCATCCTCGCCGGTGGCTCAGGCACCCGGCTCTACCCTCTGACCAAATCGGTCAGCAAGCAGTTGATGCCGATCTACGACAAACCGATGATCTACTATCCGCTCGCTATCCTGATGCTGGCTGGTATCCGTGAAGTCCTGATCATCACCACCCCGGAAGACAACGCCCAGTTCAAGAAACTCCTTGGCGACGGCAGCCAGTGGGGAATCGATATCCAGTACGCCATCCAGCCTGAACCGGGCGGCCTGGCCCAGGCCTTTCTGATCGGTGAGGAATTTATCGGCACGAGCACTGTCTGCCTGATCCTGGGCGATAATATCTTCTATGGCCACGGCTTTTCCGAGATCCTGCAAGAAAACGCCAAACTGACCCGTGGAGCAACGGTCTACGGCTATTATGTCAAAGATCCTGAACGATACGGCGTGGTCAGCTTTGATGAGCAGGGACGGGTAACCTCCATTGAGGAGAAACCGGAACACCCCAGATCCAACTACGCGGTTACCGGTCTCTACTTTTACGACAACGATGTCGTCTCCATTGCCAAACAGATCAAGCCATCACCCCGCGGCGAACTGGAGATCACCGACATCAACAATGCCTATCTCAAGCGTGGCGACTTGACTGTAGTCCGACTGGGGCGCGGTTCCGCCTGGCTGGACACCGGCACTCATGCTTCACTGCTCGACGCCGCCAACTTCATCAAGGTTGTGGAAGACCGCCAAGGGCTTAAGCTCGCCTGCCTCGAAGAGATCGCCTATCGCATGGGCTACATCGACCGAAAACAGTTGGCCAGCTTAGCCGAACCACTGAAAAAAAACGGCTACGGCCAATACCTGCTCAGAATTATTGATGAAGACTCTGTTCAATCCCCGCTGCCTTCGGACGGGGAGACACGCCAATGA
- the yfcD gene encoding NUDIX hydrolase YfcD — MIRPFIVISCEHGGNIVPAPYTSLFIGQEEVLDSHRGSDLGALQVAEILASALRAPLFFTTTSRLLIDTNRSPSHKDLFSNFSRTLHPMERERVIQKHYLPHRELVNTVIGTALEQREQVIHLAIHSFTPVLGNTIRKTDLGLLYDSRRPKEQEVCHRWQHALTARRPDLCIHRNAPYRGASDGLATTLRKHHTQNNYLGIEVEINQKLLSSVSEQHEIATLLWHTLLSCLNIPQPKPSTASRDEIVAIVDEENQVTGQAPRSEMRRHRLIHRACYILVTNHYGEIFVQKRTPTKDIYPGYFDIAAGGVVLAGETYEESAQRELAEELGINGDMEHLIDTYFADEGNKVWGRVFRCRHEGPFILQETEVESGKFMTTKAIMAETGGKFTPDGLAILATLKCEKLKE; from the coding sequence ATGATCCGACCGTTTATTGTCATCAGCTGCGAACATGGCGGCAACATAGTACCTGCGCCATACACCTCGCTTTTTATCGGGCAGGAAGAGGTACTTGATAGCCATCGCGGCTCTGACCTTGGCGCCCTGCAAGTAGCTGAAATACTAGCATCAGCACTGCGCGCCCCACTCTTTTTCACCACCACCAGCAGGCTGTTGATTGACACCAACAGATCTCCGAGCCACAAAGACCTTTTTTCCAACTTCAGCCGCACCCTGCACCCTATGGAACGGGAGAGAGTCATTCAAAAGCACTATCTCCCCCACCGCGAACTGGTCAATACCGTAATCGGTACTGCTCTAGAGCAAAGAGAGCAGGTTATCCATCTGGCCATCCACAGCTTCACCCCGGTACTTGGCAACACGATAAGAAAAACCGATCTCGGCCTGCTTTACGACAGCCGACGACCTAAAGAACAGGAAGTGTGTCACCGTTGGCAACATGCCTTAACCGCACGCCGCCCTGATCTATGTATCCACCGTAACGCCCCCTACCGCGGAGCAAGCGACGGCCTGGCCACCACGCTGCGAAAACATCACACCCAAAACAATTATCTAGGGATTGAAGTGGAGATCAACCAGAAGCTTCTCTCTTCTGTGTCGGAACAACATGAGATCGCCACCCTGCTTTGGCACACACTGCTGTCCTGCCTCAACATCCCACAACCAAAGCCAAGCACCGCCTCCAGAGACGAAATTGTGGCCATTGTCGACGAAGAGAACCAGGTCACCGGCCAAGCCCCCCGCTCTGAGATGCGCCGCCACCGACTCATTCATCGAGCGTGTTATATTCTGGTCACTAATCACTACGGGGAGATCTTCGTCCAGAAACGTACTCCCACTAAGGATATCTATCCCGGATATTTCGATATCGCTGCCGGCGGAGTAGTCCTTGCCGGAGAAACCTACGAGGAATCGGCGCAGCGTGAGCTGGCCGAGGAGCTAGGGATCAACGGAGATATGGAACACCTTATCGATACCTACTTCGCTGACGAAGGAAACAAGGTATGGGGCCGAGTCTTCCGCTGCCGCCACGAAGGACCGTTCATCCTGCAAGAAACGGAGGTGGAAAGCGGTAAGTTCATGACCACGAAGGCCATCATGGCAGAGACAGGCGGCAAATTCACCCCGGACGGGCTGGCCATCCTTGCTACCCTGAAGTGTGAAAAGCTGAAGGAGTAA
- a CDS encoding glutamate--cysteine ligase: MVTPETPHIFAGFGIELEYMIVHQDTLDVLPIADQLLTAAAGELTNDVERGAFEWSNELALHVIEMKTAGPAVNLAGLALGLQGEVTAMNRLLAPMNATLLPSAMHPWMDPYRETKLWPHGYRAVYKAYNRIFNCQGHGWSNLQSVHLNLAFNGDDEFGRLHAAIRLLLPILPALAASSPFVEGRATGLLDNRLEFYRHNQQRIPSLTGAIIPETVYTRHQYEETILQRNYRDIAPHDPDGILQNEWLNSRGAIARFERSAIEIRTLDIQECPAADLAIITAIVFVLRALAAERWNSFETQKAVPVTPLSDILLTTIRDADQARIKNADYLRLFGINAPTITAGELWQHLAEETVPAEIDTRVALDHLLTHGPLARRILKAAGENPDRASLSTLYEQLRNCLAKGEMFA, from the coding sequence ATGGTAACTCCTGAAACTCCCCACATTTTTGCAGGTTTCGGCATCGAACTCGAATATATGATTGTGCATCAGGACACGCTCGATGTCCTACCCATCGCCGATCAACTGCTAACTGCTGCGGCAGGTGAGTTGACCAACGACGTGGAACGGGGCGCCTTCGAGTGGTCAAACGAACTGGCCCTGCACGTGATCGAGATGAAGACCGCAGGCCCGGCAGTAAATCTTGCAGGCCTTGCCCTCGGGCTCCAAGGAGAAGTGACAGCCATGAACCGCCTGCTGGCGCCGATGAATGCCACACTCCTGCCATCCGCCATGCACCCGTGGATGGACCCCTACCGAGAGACCAAGCTCTGGCCCCATGGCTACCGGGCAGTGTACAAGGCTTACAACCGCATCTTCAACTGCCAGGGACATGGCTGGTCGAACCTCCAATCCGTCCACCTCAACCTGGCCTTTAACGGTGATGATGAATTTGGCAGGCTGCACGCCGCCATCCGCCTCCTCTTGCCTATCCTGCCCGCCTTGGCCGCCAGTTCTCCCTTTGTTGAAGGTCGGGCCACCGGCCTGCTAGACAACCGACTTGAGTTTTACCGTCACAACCAGCAACGCATCCCCTCGCTCACCGGGGCGATAATCCCGGAGACGGTGTACACGCGCCATCAATACGAGGAGACCATTCTTCAACGAAATTACCGAGATATTGCACCCCACGACCCTGATGGCATCCTCCAGAACGAGTGGCTGAACTCCCGAGGGGCCATCGCTCGCTTTGAGCGCTCAGCCATCGAAATCCGAACCCTCGACATCCAGGAGTGCCCGGCCGCAGATCTGGCGATCATCACTGCCATCGTCTTTGTGCTACGCGCCCTGGCAGCTGAACGCTGGAACTCCTTTGAAACACAAAAAGCAGTGCCGGTTACGCCCCTTTCAGATATCCTGCTCACCACCATCCGTGATGCCGATCAGGCTCGGATCAAGAACGCTGACTACCTCCGTCTCTTCGGCATCAATGCCCCTACAATAACCGCAGGCGAACTATGGCAGCATCTGGCCGAAGAAACCGTGCCTGCCGAAATCGACACCAGGGTCGCGCTCGACCACCTTCTGACACACGGACCACTGGCCCGCCGCATACTGAAAGCGGCAGGCGAAAACCCTGACCGCGCGAGCCTCTCCACTCTCTACGAGCAGCTCCGCAACTGCCTGGCCAAGGGCGAAATGTTCGCATGA
- a CDS encoding RimK family protein, translating into MLTLIVVNDPSDWPLEIEGIELVAARSYLTDPSFAKLKSAKVFNLCRYYRYQTTGYYVSLLAAARGHKPLPDITTIQDFKSQTIIRIVSDEADQLIQKSLSHIRSKDFTLSVYFGHNVAKQHDRLSQHLFRQFQAPFFRAFFVHNDKNAKWYLQHITPIPTSEIPPEHHDFVVTVAREYFMGRRRIVKRRAQNRYDLAILQDPKDPEPPSGERALHHFAQAASSLGMDAEFIDKNDYGRLAEFDALFIRETTSVNHHTYRFARRALAKKMVVVDDPESILKCTNKVFQAEVLERNKILIPKTVIVHKDTTEVVERLGLPCILKQPDSSFSQGVVKVETPEELRSQVAKLLTKSDLIIAQEFLPTSFDWRVGIFDRQPLFVCKYFMAKKHWQIIKRDDSGTKTADGTYATMPVEHAPDQLIRTALKAANLIGDGLYGVDIKEVGKKFYVIEINDNPNIDAGVEDAILKEELYLRIMRVFLRRIEHRNDRGGTW; encoded by the coding sequence GTGCTAACTCTCATCGTTGTCAATGACCCCAGCGACTGGCCCCTGGAAATTGAAGGGATCGAACTGGTCGCGGCCCGCTCCTATCTGACCGACCCCTCCTTTGCCAAGCTGAAAAGCGCCAAGGTCTTCAACCTCTGCCGGTACTACCGCTACCAAACCACCGGCTATTACGTCTCGCTCCTGGCCGCCGCCCGTGGCCACAAGCCCCTGCCCGACATCACCACCATTCAGGACTTTAAGAGCCAGACCATTATTCGCATCGTCTCCGATGAGGCGGACCAACTCATCCAGAAGAGCCTGTCCCATATTCGTTCCAAGGACTTCACGTTAAGCGTTTACTTCGGCCATAACGTAGCCAAGCAGCACGACCGCTTAAGCCAGCACCTGTTCCGCCAATTCCAAGCGCCTTTCTTTCGTGCCTTTTTTGTCCACAACGACAAGAACGCCAAGTGGTATCTGCAGCACATCACCCCCATCCCCACCAGCGAGATCCCGCCTGAACACCATGATTTCGTGGTGACTGTCGCCCGCGAATACTTCATGGGCCGCCGCCGGATCGTCAAGCGCCGGGCCCAGAACCGCTACGACCTTGCCATCCTCCAAGATCCCAAGGACCCGGAACCACCATCAGGAGAACGGGCTCTGCATCACTTTGCCCAAGCGGCATCATCGTTAGGCATGGATGCCGAGTTCATTGACAAGAACGATTACGGTCGCCTGGCTGAATTTGATGCCCTCTTCATCAGAGAGACCACCAGCGTCAATCATCATACCTACCGCTTCGCTCGCCGTGCTTTAGCCAAGAAGATGGTGGTGGTCGATGACCCTGAATCGATCCTCAAATGCACCAACAAGGTCTTCCAGGCCGAAGTCCTGGAACGCAACAAGATCCTGATCCCCAAAACGGTAATCGTTCATAAGGATACCACCGAAGTGGTTGAGCGCTTAGGCTTGCCCTGTATCCTGAAACAGCCGGACTCGTCATTCTCGCAAGGCGTGGTCAAGGTGGAGACCCCTGAAGAACTCAGATCCCAAGTGGCTAAACTGCTGACCAAATCGGACCTCATCATTGCCCAGGAGTTCCTACCCACCTCCTTTGACTGGCGGGTCGGCATCTTCGACCGCCAGCCGCTGTTCGTCTGCAAGTATTTCATGGCCAAGAAACACTGGCAGATCATCAAACGGGACGATAGCGGAACCAAAACTGCTGACGGCACCTACGCCACCATGCCGGTGGAACACGCCCCGGACCAACTGATCCGCACCGCGCTCAAAGCCGCTAATCTCATTGGTGACGGCTTGTACGGTGTTGACATCAAAGAGGTGGGAAAAAAATTCTATGTCATCGAGATCAATGACAACCCCAACATTGACGCCGGAGTCGAAGACGCTATCCTTAAAGAGGAACTCTACCTCAGGATCATGCGGGTCTTTCTGCGGCGCATCGAACACCGCAATGATCGGGGAGGGACATGGTAA
- a CDS encoding glycosyltransferase encodes MKIQLNLTNLLVAAAFAVVTFSVWGLTNRPLQEPPWPTSVVGMSFSPIRPGNNPNKGLFPTREEIEQDIALLDGKVKNLRTYDIIGTLADIPELASKHDVKITLGVWITHDLAKNEERIKKMIDIANAYPDKVTRVMVGNETILTGELNAEEVGNYIDRVKSQVSVPVSTGEPWHVWIANPELGDHADFISIHLLPYWEGIGLDNAIGYIKNCYQIVKDTFPNSPILIAEVGWPSNGRPRNQAIASEANEASFLRRFLALAEKENYDYFIMEAFDQTWKADNEGSVGAYWGVYNIFRTPKFNFTQAVVKIPQWRILAAISIAVAIATLWMLLIDSSTLRSRGRSFLAAIANGIGVGLVWAGYDYANQYLTPMAVIVGIILAFGYLGITLVLLAEAHEMAEASWSTKRRRPFSLATHVPGPDGKAFLPKVSVHVPAYNEPPEMLNETLDALSRLEYTNFEVVVMDNNTKDPAVWQPVEAHCAKLGPRFRFFHVDPLAGYKAGALNFALANTAPDAEIIAVIDSDYQVSPNWLKDLIPHFANPNIGFVQAPQDYRDGDESVFKTMCKAEYEGFFHIGMVTRNDRNAIIEHGTMTMVRKSVLLAVDAWAEWCITEDAELGLKIFEHGYEGAYVEESYGKGLMPDTFLDYKKQRARWAYGAIQIIKRHYRELFGSVETKLDRGQRYHFLAGWLPWIADGINLFYTFAAIIWSGAMIIDPLHVDPPLAFFMLPPILLFVFKLVKLAYLYRFHMRTSIKLTMAAALTGLALSHTIAKAVLTGFVTKNLPFFRTPKCEDSPAVVRALAAVTEEIVIAVALWIGVLGILFRQGEDRQSLTLWATVLFIQSLPYLAAIVVSLITTLPPQEKKNIATEPTIPSTT; translated from the coding sequence ATGAAAATACAGCTCAACCTGACTAACCTCCTGGTGGCAGCAGCCTTTGCCGTGGTCACCTTTTCGGTGTGGGGCCTCACCAATCGGCCTCTGCAGGAGCCACCATGGCCAACATCGGTGGTCGGAATGTCCTTCTCACCCATTCGCCCAGGGAACAATCCAAACAAAGGACTATTCCCCACCCGGGAAGAGATTGAACAGGATATCGCCCTATTGGACGGCAAGGTGAAGAATCTCCGCACTTACGACATCATCGGCACCTTAGCTGACATCCCGGAACTGGCCAGCAAGCACGATGTCAAGATCACCTTAGGAGTCTGGATCACCCATGACTTGGCCAAAAATGAGGAACGGATCAAGAAAATGATTGATATTGCCAACGCCTATCCCGACAAGGTCACCCGGGTAATGGTCGGCAATGAGACTATCCTCACCGGCGAACTTAATGCGGAAGAGGTTGGCAACTACATCGACCGAGTCAAATCCCAGGTTTCGGTGCCGGTCAGCACCGGCGAACCGTGGCATGTCTGGATTGCCAATCCCGAACTCGGCGATCATGCCGACTTCATCTCCATCCACCTCCTGCCTTATTGGGAGGGAATCGGCCTCGACAACGCAATCGGTTACATAAAAAACTGCTATCAGATTGTCAAAGATACCTTTCCCAATAGTCCGATTTTAATTGCCGAGGTTGGCTGGCCCAGCAACGGGCGCCCCAGAAACCAGGCCATTGCCAGCGAGGCCAACGAAGCTTCATTTTTACGCCGTTTCCTGGCTCTGGCCGAAAAAGAGAATTACGACTACTTCATCATGGAGGCCTTCGACCAGACCTGGAAAGCTGACAACGAAGGCTCTGTCGGCGCTTATTGGGGAGTGTACAACATCTTCCGCACCCCCAAATTCAACTTCACCCAAGCGGTCGTCAAAATCCCTCAGTGGCGGATACTCGCTGCCATCTCCATCGCGGTGGCCATTGCCACCCTGTGGATGCTTTTAATCGACAGCTCCACCCTACGCAGTCGAGGCCGCAGCTTCCTGGCCGCCATCGCCAACGGCATCGGAGTCGGGCTGGTATGGGCCGGCTACGATTACGCCAACCAGTACCTTACCCCAATGGCTGTTATCGTCGGCATCATTCTGGCCTTTGGCTATCTCGGCATCACCCTGGTCCTCCTGGCCGAAGCCCATGAGATGGCCGAGGCCTCGTGGTCCACCAAACGAAGACGCCCCTTTTCTCTTGCCACCCATGTGCCAGGGCCGGACGGAAAAGCCTTCCTCCCCAAGGTCTCCGTACACGTTCCCGCCTATAATGAACCCCCGGAGATGCTGAATGAGACACTAGATGCCCTGTCACGACTTGAATACACCAATTTTGAAGTCGTGGTCATGGACAATAACACCAAGGATCCGGCAGTCTGGCAACCGGTAGAGGCCCATTGCGCTAAGTTGGGGCCACGCTTCCGCTTCTTCCATGTCGATCCCTTAGCCGGATACAAGGCTGGGGCCTTGAATTTTGCCCTCGCCAATACCGCCCCTGACGCCGAGATCATCGCCGTCATTGACAGTGATTACCAGGTCAGCCCAAACTGGCTCAAGGACCTGATCCCCCACTTCGCCAACCCGAACATCGGCTTTGTCCAAGCGCCCCAGGACTATCGCGATGGTGACGAAAGCGTCTTCAAGACCATGTGCAAAGCCGAGTACGAAGGATTTTTCCATATCGGCATGGTCACCCGTAATGATCGTAACGCCATCATCGAGCATGGAACCATGACCATGGTCAGAAAATCCGTGCTCTTGGCGGTGGACGCTTGGGCAGAGTGGTGCATTACTGAAGATGCGGAACTCGGCCTGAAGATCTTCGAACATGGGTATGAGGGCGCCTATGTCGAAGAGAGCTACGGTAAAGGCCTGATGCCCGACACCTTCCTCGACTACAAGAAACAGCGCGCCCGTTGGGCCTATGGCGCGATTCAAATCATAAAACGCCATTATCGGGAACTGTTCGGCAGCGTGGAGACCAAACTCGACCGAGGTCAACGCTATCATTTTCTGGCTGGCTGGCTGCCGTGGATAGCCGACGGCATCAACCTCTTCTACACCTTTGCCGCCATCATCTGGTCAGGCGCGATGATCATCGACCCCCTCCATGTTGATCCTCCGCTTGCCTTCTTCATGCTGCCGCCGATCCTGCTCTTTGTCTTTAAACTGGTTAAGCTGGCCTATCTCTACCGCTTCCACATGCGGACCTCGATAAAATTAACCATGGCCGCAGCCCTAACCGGTCTCGCCCTTTCTCACACCATTGCCAAGGCCGTGCTCACCGGTTTTGTTACCAAGAACCTGCCCTTCTTTCGGACTCCGAAATGTGAAGACAGCCCGGCTGTGGTTCGGGCCTTGGCTGCGGTCACCGAAGAGATCGTGATCGCCGTCGCCCTCTGGATCGGAGTTTTGGGCATCTTATTCCGTCAGGGTGAGGACAGGCAGAGCTTAACACTCTGGGCGACTGTACTCTTCATTCAATCACTTCCCTACTTGGCAGCAATCGTAGTCTCCCTGATCACGACTCTGCCACCGCAGGAGAAAAAAAACATCGCGACTGAGCCGACAATACCCTCGACCACCTAA